From one Musa acuminata AAA Group cultivar baxijiao chromosome BXJ2-6, Cavendish_Baxijiao_AAA, whole genome shotgun sequence genomic stretch:
- the LOC103987769 gene encoding NADPH:adrenodoxin oxidoreductase, mitochondrial isoform X3, with protein MKGGLLFRGWKTLTSRGFSSLNDKSLRVCVIGSGPAGFYTAEKMLKAHERAEVDILDRLPTPFGLVRSGVAPDHPETKIVVNQFSRVASNERCSFFGNVSLGSDVSLSELRDMYDVVVVAYGAESDRSLGVPGENLKEIYSAREFVWWYNGHPDCRYMAPDLKCTDTAVVLGQGNVALDVARILLRPMSELQTTDIAEHALVSLQESTIRFTWLEDEAQHRQLAQQRNCVKFLEELKASRIQRRVYDLLCKSATSHQGHDFAGQRELHFIFFRKPDKFLPSEDQSRVGGVRLEKTCLKANGLSGKQVAIGTGQFEDLNCGLVLKSIGYKSVPVDGLPFDKYRAGVVPNVKGRVLSSDQPENVNIEQGLYVVGWLKRGPTGIVATNLYCAEETVASILEDIDNGLIASPSGSPKPGRQGLLQALEDKNVRFVPFGGWEKIDSKEKLEGQLRNKPREKLTTWDELLKAALG; from the exons ATGAAGGGTGGATTGCTTTTCCGTGGGTGGAAGACACTGACCTCGAGAGGTTTTTCCTCTTTGAATGATAAATCTCTTCGTGTCTGCGTCATTGGCAGCGGCCCTGCTGGTTTTTACACTGCTGAGAAG ATGTTGAAGGCACATGAAAGAGCAGAAGTTGATATTCTTGACCGGTTGCCAACACCATTTGGATTAGTTCGCTCGGGAGTGGCACCAGATCATCCTGAAACAAAG ATTGTTGTTAACCAGTTCTCTCGGGTTGCTTCAAATGAGAGGTGCTCATTCTTCGGGAATGTATCACTAGGATCTGATGTTTCTTTGTCTGAACTCCGTGATATGTATGATGTG GTTGTTGTTGCTTATGGTGCTGAAAGTGACAGATCTCTTGGTGTCCCAGGGGAA AATTTGAAAGAGATATACTCGGCAAGAGAGTTTGTGTGGTGGTACAATGGACATCCTGACTGCCGTTACATGGCACCTGATTTGAAGTGTACTGATACAGCTGTAGTACTTGGCCAG GGTAATGTGGCTCTTGATGTTGCACGTATTCTTTTGCGACCTATGAGCGAGTTGCAGACAACAGATATTGCTGAACACGCTTTAGTTTCTCTTCAGGAAAGCACCATAAG GTTTACTTGGTTGGAAGACGAGGCCCAGCACAGGCAGCTTGCACAGCAAAGGAACTGCGTGAAATTCTTG GAAGAACTAAAGGCTAGTAGAATACAGAGACGAGTCTACGATTTGCTATGTAAATCAGCTACTTCCCATCAGGGACATGATTTTGCTGGCCAGCGAGAACTTCATTTTATATTCTTCAGGAAACCCGACAAATTCTTGCCTTCAGAGGATCAGTCCAGAGTTGGAGGTGTACGACTTGAAAAGACTTGTCTGAAAG CAAATGGTCTTTCTGGAAAACAGGTCGCGATTGGAACTGGACAGTTTGAAGACCTCAATTGTGG TTTGGTATTGAAGAGCATTGGTTACAAATCTGTGCCGGTTGATGGATTGCCTTTTGATAAATACAGAG CAGGTGTAGTACCCAATGTGAAAGGCAGAGTGCTCAGCAGCGACCAGCCCGAGAATGTTAACATAGAGCAAGGATTATATGTTGTTGGGTGGTTGAAAAGAGGGCCGACAGGAATAGTTGCAACAAACCTCTATTGCGCTGAAGAAACT GTTGCAAGCATTTTGGAAGACATCGATAACGGTTTGATTGCGTCACCGTCCGGATCACCTAAACCAGGCAGGCAAGGGCTCCTCCAAGCTCTGGAAGATAAGAATGTCAGGTTTGTGCCATTCGGTGGATGGGAGAAGATAGACTCCAAGGAAAAGTTGGAAGGTCAACTGAGAAACAAGCCAAGAGAAAAGCTAACAACATGGGATGAACTCCTCAAAGCTGCACTTGGATGA
- the LOC135614814 gene encoding cyclin-dependent kinase F-1-like, with protein sequence MDSSPPQPMPVRTSSRSWSIYGRGEIAQRYEILGRIGSGAYADVYRGRRRSDGLIVALKEIHDYRSSFREIEALQALRGSPNVVELIEYFWHEDEDAVLVLEFLPADLAAVIREAKRSGGIAIGEVKQWMVQILRGVEACHRSSVVHRDLKPSNLLISAVGVLKLADFGQSRMLQENRLISIDSSPHEQFSENETWVQRLPTVQHEGNTSLPDESGVQDVQEHRSDQQNAQGLRQVNEDDYLKELYGLKAKNTTYDSDKEMSLQDGDTSCLATCSTGDIEVDPFKGSYYSYDAQEDEVDESGALTSCVGTRWFRAPELLYGSMSYGKEIDLWSLGCIFAELVSLDPLFPGTSDLDQLGRIITVLGNLTEETCPGCSNLPDYNKISFSKVENPTGLEACLPNRCAAEVGLVKRLLCYDPASRATAAELLHDHYFAEEPLPVPPSELKIPSNKEEHNESSPEAWADYRDMDSDSDPDEIGNINVSTTEKGFSIRFS encoded by the exons ATGGATTCTTCCCCTCCGCAGCCGATGCCGGTGCGGACTTCGTCCCGGAGCTGGAGCATCTACGGCCGCGGCGAGATCGCCCAGCGGTACGAGATCCTCGGCCGGATCGGCTCCGGCGCCTACGCGGACGTCTACCGCGGCCGTCGCCGCTCCGACGGCCTCATCGTCGCCCTCAAAGAGATACACGACTACCGGAGCTCCTTCCGCGAGATCGAGGCCCTGCAGGCCCTCCGCGGCTCCCCCAACGTGGTCGAGCTCATCGAGTACTTCTGGCACGAGGACGAGGACGCCGTGCTTGTGCTGGAGTTCCTCCCCGCTGACCTAGCCGCCGTCATCCGGGAGGCGAAGAGGAGCGGGGGGATCGCCATCGGCGAGGTGAAGCAGTGGATGGTCCAGATTTTGAGGGGGGTCGAGGCATGCCACAGGAGCTCGGTGGTGCATCGCGACCTCAAGCCGTCAAACTTGTTGATCTCGGCCGTTGGGGTTCTCAAGCTGGCAGATTTCGGCCAG TCGAGGATGCTTCAGGAGAATAGATTGATATCGATTGACAGTAGTCCACATGAACAATTTTCAGAGAATGAGACATGGGTTCAACGACTGCCTACGGTTCAACATGAGGGGAATACGTCATTGCCAGACGAATCCGGTGTCCAGGATGTTCAAGAGCATAGATCCGATCAACAGAATGCACAAGGCCTCCGGCAGGTCAACGAAGATGACTATCTGAAGGAGTTGTATGGTCTGAAGGCAAAGAATACGACATATGATAGTGATAAGGAGATGAGTTTGCAAGATGGTGACACGTCTTGTCTGGCCACCTGTAGTACGGGTGACATTGAGGTTGATCCCTTCAAGGGCTCTTATTATTCTTACGACGCACAGGAAGATGAAGTAGATGAATCTGGTGCTCTGACTTCATGTGTTGGGACAAGGTGGTTTCGAGCACCTGAACTACTCTATGGATCGATGAGTTATGGAAAAGAGATTGACCTCTGGTCGCTAGGCTGCATTTTTGCAGAACTTGTCAGTTTAGATCCTCTATTTCCAGGGACATCAGATTTAGATCAACTGGGTAGGATCATCACTGTCTTGGGCAATTTAACCGAAGAAACCTGCCCGGGTTGCTCAAACTTGCCTGATTATAACAAGATCTCCTTCAGCAAGGTTGAAAATCCTACTGGCCTGGAAGCATGCCTTCCCAACAGATGTGCTGCTGAAGTTGGTCTTGTGAAGAGGCTGCTGTGCTACGATCCTGCTTCTCGGGCTACTGCAGCTGAGCTGCTCCACGATCACTACTTTGCTGAAGAACCTCTGCCCGTGCCTCCGAGTGAGTTGAAAATCCCTTCTAATAAAGAAGAGCACAATGAGAGCTCTCCAGAGGCATGGGCTGATTACAGGGACATGGATTCAGATTCTGACCCTGATGAAATTGGCAACATAAATGTTTCTACTACAGAGAAAGGTTTTTCTATTAGGTTCTCATAG
- the LOC103987769 gene encoding NADPH:adrenodoxin oxidoreductase, mitochondrial isoform X2 yields MKGGLLFRGWKTLTSRGFSSLNDKSLRVCVIGSGPAGFYTAEKMLKAHERAEVDILDRLPTPFGLVRSGVAPDHPETKIVVNQFSRVASNERCSFFGNVSLGSDVSLSELRDMYDVVVVAYGAESDRSLGVPGENLKEIYSAREFVWWYNGHPDCRYMAPDLKCTDTAVVLGQGNVALDVARILLRPMSELQTTDIAEHALVSLQESTIRKVYLVGRRGPAQAACTAKELREILGMKILQVHIREADLVISPADEEELKASRIQRRVYDLLCKSATSHQGHDFAGQRELHFIFFRKPDKFLPSEDQSRVGGVRLEKTCLKANGLSGKQVAIGTGQFEDLNCGLVLKSIGYKSVPVDGLPFDKYRGVVPNVKGRVLSSDQPENVNIEQGLYVVGWLKRGPTGIVATNLYCAEETVASILEDIDNGLIASPSGSPKPGRQGLLQALEDKNVRFVPFGGWEKIDSKEKLEGQLRNKPREKLTTWDELLKAALG; encoded by the exons ATGAAGGGTGGATTGCTTTTCCGTGGGTGGAAGACACTGACCTCGAGAGGTTTTTCCTCTTTGAATGATAAATCTCTTCGTGTCTGCGTCATTGGCAGCGGCCCTGCTGGTTTTTACACTGCTGAGAAG ATGTTGAAGGCACATGAAAGAGCAGAAGTTGATATTCTTGACCGGTTGCCAACACCATTTGGATTAGTTCGCTCGGGAGTGGCACCAGATCATCCTGAAACAAAG ATTGTTGTTAACCAGTTCTCTCGGGTTGCTTCAAATGAGAGGTGCTCATTCTTCGGGAATGTATCACTAGGATCTGATGTTTCTTTGTCTGAACTCCGTGATATGTATGATGTG GTTGTTGTTGCTTATGGTGCTGAAAGTGACAGATCTCTTGGTGTCCCAGGGGAA AATTTGAAAGAGATATACTCGGCAAGAGAGTTTGTGTGGTGGTACAATGGACATCCTGACTGCCGTTACATGGCACCTGATTTGAAGTGTACTGATACAGCTGTAGTACTTGGCCAG GGTAATGTGGCTCTTGATGTTGCACGTATTCTTTTGCGACCTATGAGCGAGTTGCAGACAACAGATATTGCTGAACACGCTTTAGTTTCTCTTCAGGAAAGCACCATAAG AAAGGTTTACTTGGTTGGAAGACGAGGCCCAGCACAGGCAGCTTGCACAGCAAAGGAACTGCGTGAAATTCTTG GCATGAAAATTCTGCAAGTTCACATTCGGGAAGCTGATCTAGTTATATCTCCTGCTGATGAA GAAGAACTAAAGGCTAGTAGAATACAGAGACGAGTCTACGATTTGCTATGTAAATCAGCTACTTCCCATCAGGGACATGATTTTGCTGGCCAGCGAGAACTTCATTTTATATTCTTCAGGAAACCCGACAAATTCTTGCCTTCAGAGGATCAGTCCAGAGTTGGAGGTGTACGACTTGAAAAGACTTGTCTGAAAG CAAATGGTCTTTCTGGAAAACAGGTCGCGATTGGAACTGGACAGTTTGAAGACCTCAATTGTGG TTTGGTATTGAAGAGCATTGGTTACAAATCTGTGCCGGTTGATGGATTGCCTTTTGATAAATACAGAG GTGTAGTACCCAATGTGAAAGGCAGAGTGCTCAGCAGCGACCAGCCCGAGAATGTTAACATAGAGCAAGGATTATATGTTGTTGGGTGGTTGAAAAGAGGGCCGACAGGAATAGTTGCAACAAACCTCTATTGCGCTGAAGAAACT GTTGCAAGCATTTTGGAAGACATCGATAACGGTTTGATTGCGTCACCGTCCGGATCACCTAAACCAGGCAGGCAAGGGCTCCTCCAAGCTCTGGAAGATAAGAATGTCAGGTTTGTGCCATTCGGTGGATGGGAGAAGATAGACTCCAAGGAAAAGTTGGAAGGTCAACTGAGAAACAAGCCAAGAGAAAAGCTAACAACATGGGATGAACTCCTCAAAGCTGCACTTGGATGA
- the LOC103987769 gene encoding NADPH:adrenodoxin oxidoreductase, mitochondrial isoform X1 encodes MKGGLLFRGWKTLTSRGFSSLNDKSLRVCVIGSGPAGFYTAEKMLKAHERAEVDILDRLPTPFGLVRSGVAPDHPETKIVVNQFSRVASNERCSFFGNVSLGSDVSLSELRDMYDVVVVAYGAESDRSLGVPGENLKEIYSAREFVWWYNGHPDCRYMAPDLKCTDTAVVLGQGNVALDVARILLRPMSELQTTDIAEHALVSLQESTIRKVYLVGRRGPAQAACTAKELREILGMKILQVHIREADLVISPADEEELKASRIQRRVYDLLCKSATSHQGHDFAGQRELHFIFFRKPDKFLPSEDQSRVGGVRLEKTCLKANGLSGKQVAIGTGQFEDLNCGLVLKSIGYKSVPVDGLPFDKYRAGVVPNVKGRVLSSDQPENVNIEQGLYVVGWLKRGPTGIVATNLYCAEETVASILEDIDNGLIASPSGSPKPGRQGLLQALEDKNVRFVPFGGWEKIDSKEKLEGQLRNKPREKLTTWDELLKAALG; translated from the exons ATGAAGGGTGGATTGCTTTTCCGTGGGTGGAAGACACTGACCTCGAGAGGTTTTTCCTCTTTGAATGATAAATCTCTTCGTGTCTGCGTCATTGGCAGCGGCCCTGCTGGTTTTTACACTGCTGAGAAG ATGTTGAAGGCACATGAAAGAGCAGAAGTTGATATTCTTGACCGGTTGCCAACACCATTTGGATTAGTTCGCTCGGGAGTGGCACCAGATCATCCTGAAACAAAG ATTGTTGTTAACCAGTTCTCTCGGGTTGCTTCAAATGAGAGGTGCTCATTCTTCGGGAATGTATCACTAGGATCTGATGTTTCTTTGTCTGAACTCCGTGATATGTATGATGTG GTTGTTGTTGCTTATGGTGCTGAAAGTGACAGATCTCTTGGTGTCCCAGGGGAA AATTTGAAAGAGATATACTCGGCAAGAGAGTTTGTGTGGTGGTACAATGGACATCCTGACTGCCGTTACATGGCACCTGATTTGAAGTGTACTGATACAGCTGTAGTACTTGGCCAG GGTAATGTGGCTCTTGATGTTGCACGTATTCTTTTGCGACCTATGAGCGAGTTGCAGACAACAGATATTGCTGAACACGCTTTAGTTTCTCTTCAGGAAAGCACCATAAG AAAGGTTTACTTGGTTGGAAGACGAGGCCCAGCACAGGCAGCTTGCACAGCAAAGGAACTGCGTGAAATTCTTG GCATGAAAATTCTGCAAGTTCACATTCGGGAAGCTGATCTAGTTATATCTCCTGCTGATGAA GAAGAACTAAAGGCTAGTAGAATACAGAGACGAGTCTACGATTTGCTATGTAAATCAGCTACTTCCCATCAGGGACATGATTTTGCTGGCCAGCGAGAACTTCATTTTATATTCTTCAGGAAACCCGACAAATTCTTGCCTTCAGAGGATCAGTCCAGAGTTGGAGGTGTACGACTTGAAAAGACTTGTCTGAAAG CAAATGGTCTTTCTGGAAAACAGGTCGCGATTGGAACTGGACAGTTTGAAGACCTCAATTGTGG TTTGGTATTGAAGAGCATTGGTTACAAATCTGTGCCGGTTGATGGATTGCCTTTTGATAAATACAGAG CAGGTGTAGTACCCAATGTGAAAGGCAGAGTGCTCAGCAGCGACCAGCCCGAGAATGTTAACATAGAGCAAGGATTATATGTTGTTGGGTGGTTGAAAAGAGGGCCGACAGGAATAGTTGCAACAAACCTCTATTGCGCTGAAGAAACT GTTGCAAGCATTTTGGAAGACATCGATAACGGTTTGATTGCGTCACCGTCCGGATCACCTAAACCAGGCAGGCAAGGGCTCCTCCAAGCTCTGGAAGATAAGAATGTCAGGTTTGTGCCATTCGGTGGATGGGAGAAGATAGACTCCAAGGAAAAGTTGGAAGGTCAACTGAGAAACAAGCCAAGAGAAAAGCTAACAACATGGGATGAACTCCTCAAAGCTGCACTTGGATGA
- the LOC135614813 gene encoding uncharacterized protein LOC135614813 — protein sequence MALIIFPTFVSSAYYLHIPLFLIILLLALFSSSSAAEISYDDHCSSVVPQSMATSLRFGSAIFISNGYFSGGGDLFRSDSGFNGSSSFQFHSTYLHKTRSPGTYQVAGTLSFQDSIQTYLTFNAFGFWSESTGKLCMVGDGGVRQPEPQHLGERLYLSAVLKLDFPKTSNITSSLVSGSLQSWDPAGSPNHFDPIWLSAYAQNGYDYTMIPQANSSCSPRRFEEESLGFEPASTCSFLHSHMHGRTYRLGGSLGFSSRYMAFNMICQQDGMLHLSIGFSNVSSRYENIASEISLVGEGYWDRSRNQLCLLACRILKGRNSNANYSVGDCTIGLSLWVPAAMTLQSRSNVVGRIWSNKNTNDVGYFSTISFQSLGSHMNTIPGPIKYKYTSIDSVRSSCRASGGATRGKRRYPNGRSPGDMGFWISLKDDGGRRGWGQARVLSIGDTYYGDGDTAMAPAESSASAADLVEMDDEHHSTIRNVSYAISYKFNSVPSDEFLEIAAEGIYDAASGTLCMRGCRFLDSIDCEILIKIQLRPLDPKAGEHISGTISSTRNKRDSLFFHPIDVSSDHMYESEAVDSMWRMDVEIAMALVSLTLSCICIRSQILHSKKHLDALPSMSIAMLVLLVLGYMIPSVLNFEAVFVTRKRQNVLLRSGGWIEVNETIVRVMSTVAFFLSSRLLQVAWSMRSSEESKRQRAALMVCLPLYFAGGLLIWLLQLQGWEELISYAGLVVDGFLLPQIILNICRNSRGNTLTAFFYLGITIIRAMPHLYDLYRAHRYVPHVSSSYIYASGDGNYYSSMWDLIAPCQGFVFAVIIYVQQR from the coding sequence ATGGCTCTCATCATCTTCCCGACCTTCGTTTCCTCTGCCTATTACCTGCATATTCCACTCTTcctcatcatcctcctcctcgcactcttctcctcttcttcagcAGCTGAGATTTCCTATGACGACCATTGCAGCTCGGTCGTCCCTCAATCCATGGCCACCAGCCTCCGTTTTGGTTCCGCCATCTTCATATCAAACGGCTACTTCTCTGGTGGTGGAGACCTCTTCCGCTCGGACTCCGGTTTCAATGGCTCTTCCTCCTTCCAGTTCCACTCCACTTACCTCCACAAGACGCGATCCCCCGGCACCTACCAAGTCGCCGGGACCTTATCCTTCCAGGACTCCATCCAAACTTACCTCACCTTCAACGCTTTCGGCTTCTGGTCCGAATCAACCGGCAAGCTTTGCATGGTCGGCGATGGTGGTGTCCGCCAACCTGAACCCCAACACCTCGGTGAGCGTCTCTATCTCTCTGCAGTTCTAAAGCTCGATTTCCCCAAAACATCCAACATCACGTCCTCCCTGGTGAGCGGCAGTCTGCAGAGCTGGGATCCCGCCGGCAGTCCCAACCACTTCGATCCCATTTGGCTTTCAGCTTACGCTCAGAACGGGTACGACTATACCATGATCCCTCAAGCCAACAGTTCATGTTCCCCTCGCAGATTCGAGGAGGAATCGTTGGGCTTCGAGCCTGCTTCGACTTGTTCTTTCCTCCATTCACACATGCATGGTCGAACATATAGATTAGGTGGGAGTCTTGGATTCTCCTCGAGATATATGGCCTTCAACATGATCTGTCAACAGGACGGGATGTTGCATCTGTCCATCGGATTCTCCAATGTCAGCAGCAGATACGAGAACATAGCGTCCGAGATTTCCTTGGTCGGAGAAGGCTACTGGGATCGCAGTAGGAATCAGCTCTGCCTTTTAGCTTGCCGCATCCTTAAGGGGCGGAATTCAAATGCCAATTACTCTGTCGGTGATTGCACGATCGGATTGAGCTTGTGGGTGCCAGCGGCCATGACGCTGCAGAGTCGGAGCAACGTCGTGGGCAGGATTTGGAGCAACAAGAACACGAACGACGTCGGCTACTTCAGCACGATCTCGTTCCAGAGTCTGGGAAGTCATATGAACACGATTCCTGGGCCAATCAAGTATAAGTACACTTCAATAGATTCTGTCCGGAGCTCATGCAGAGCGAGTGGTGGAGCTACGCGGGGCAAGAGAAGATATCCGAATGGAAGATCTCCTGGTGACATGGGATTCTGGATCTCTTTGAAGGATGATGGCGGCAGGCGAGGGTGGGGGCAGGCGAGGGTGTTGTCGATCGGAGACACATATTATGGCGACGGTGACACTGCCATGGCGCCGGCAGAAAGCTCGGCATCTGCAGCTGATCTGGTAGAGATGGACGACGAGCACCACAGCACGATCAGGAACGTAAGCTATGCGATAAGCTACAAATTCAACTCTGTTCCTTCCGATGAATTCTTAGAGATCGCTGCAGAAGGGATCTACGATGCTGCGAGTGGAACCCTCTGTATGCGAGGATGTCGATTCCTAGATTCCATCGACTGCGAGATCCTGATTAAGATCCAGCTGAGACCTCTCGATCCCAAGGCCGGGGAGCACATCAGCGGCACCATAAGCAGCACGAGGAACAAGCGGGACTCCCTCTTCTTCCACCCGATCGACGTCTCATCCGATCACATGTACGAGTCGGAGGCAGTCGATTCGATGTGGAGGATGGATGTCGAGATCGCCATGGCTTTGGTCTCCCTCACCTTGTCATGCATCTGCATCCGGTCTCAGATCCTCCACTCCAAGAAGCACCTGGACGCCCTTCCCTCCATGTCGATCGCCATGCTGGTTCTCCTCGTGCTCGGCTACATGATCCCCTCCGTGCTGAACTTTGAAGCCGTGTTCGTGACCCGTAAGAGGCAGAACGTGCTCCTGCGGAGCGGGGGGTGGATCGAGGTTAACGAGACCATCGTCAGGGTCATGTCCACGGTGGCGTTCTTCCTGTCCTCCCGCTTGCTTCAGGTGGCATGGTCTATGAGATCATCAGAGGAGAGCAAAAGGCAGAGGGCAGCACTCATGGTGTGTTTGCCTCTATACTTTGCCGGGGGGCTTCTCATCTGGCTACTCCAGCTGCAGGGCTGGGAAGAACTGATCTCATACGCTGGGTTGGTGGTTGATGGCTTCTTGCTCCCTCAGATCATCCTCAACATCTGCAGGAACTCGAGAGGCAACACCCTCACTGCCTTCTTCTACCTCGGAATCACAATCATTCGAGCAATGCCGCATCTATACGATTTGTATCGAGCTCATCGGTACGTGCCTCATGTCAGTTCGTCGTACATCTACGCCAGTGGGGATGGAAATTACTATTCATCAATGTGGGATCTAATCGCTCCTTGTCAAGGATTTGTGTTTGCTGTGATCATATACGTGCAGCAGCGGTAG
- the LOC103987770 gene encoding rho guanine nucleotide exchange factor 8: MVRFLKRGHSLNRPAEQGNEIGDASGRQAHSLVMEIAGGNDSAAQGNISQGGRPGRSLEGQQKIPKSRLSREGGCRDGPPSDMELMKEKFSKLLLGEDMSGGGKGVSSALALSNAITNLAASVFSEQRRLEPMPAERKARWRKEIDWLLSVTDHIVEFVPSQQTSKDGSNMEIMITKQRKDLLMNIPALGKLDAMLIGYLDNFKGQNEFWYVSKDADEAEKANANAKRNEDKWWLPIVKVPSNGLSEVSRKWLQFQKESVNQVLKAAMAINAQVLMEMEIPEAYIESLPKNGRASLGDSIYRSITDDGFDPEEFLESMDLSTEHKVLDLKNRIEASIIIWIRKMHNKDTKSSWGSAVSMEKREQFEERAETILHLLKLRFPGIPQSALDTSKIQYSKDVGQSILESYSRILESLAFTVMSQIEDVLYADSLTQDPSLKDSSRRQLLTDSDLGAVKKLNPEEEMEKLKEAPSSMTLSDFMGWHFDPESETEMKNSGSLEEDTFSSQDMKKMKKPPDVVTTKKFSYIEKLENLRCLRSPTARH, from the exons ATGGTTCGGTTTCTCAAGCGGGGGCACAGCCTTAACAGGCCGGCGGAGCAAGGCAACGAGATTGGAGACGCCTCCGGGCGCCAGGCGCACAGCCTGGTCATGGAGATCGCAGGTGGGAATGATTCGGCAGCTCAGGGAAATATTAGCCAGGGAGGGAGACCCGGCCGCTCGCTTGAAGGGCAGCAGAAAATCCCCAAGTCTCGCCTGAGTAGGGAAGGTGGCTGCCGAGACGGGCCGCCTTCAG ATATGGAGCTAATGAaggagaagttttcaaagctgctTTTGGGAGAAGATATGTCAGGTGGCGGAAAGGGAGTTTCATCAGCTCTTGCTCTGTCCAATGCCATCACCAATCTTGCCG CTTCTGTATTTAGCGAGCAGCGGCGTCTGGAACCCATGCCTGCTGAAAGGAAAGCGAGATGGAGGAAAGAAATTGATTGGCTTTTATCTGTCACTGATCATATTGTGGAATTTGTTCCTTCTCAACAGACATCAAAGGATGGATCCAACATGGAG ATTATGATAACTAAGCAACGCAAAGACCTTCTCATGAACATCCCTGCACTAGGAAAGCTTGATGCAATGCTCATT GGTTATCTTGACAACTTCAAAGGCCAGAACGAGTTTTGGTACGTATCGAAAGATGCCGATGAGGCCGAGAAAGCAAACGCAAACGCAAAGAGAAATGAAGATAAATGGTGGCTTCCGATTGTGAAAGTCCCTTCGAATGGACTCTCTGAAGTTTCCAGAAAATGGCTGCAGTTTCAGAAAGAATCTGTCAACCAAGTTCTCAAGGCAGCAATGGCTATAAATGCTCAGGTTCTAATGGAAATGGAAATCCCTGAGGCTTACATTGAATCCCTCCCAAAG AATGGAAGAGCAAGCCTTGGGGATTCAATTTACCGGAGCATAACCGATGATGGCTTCGACCCTGAAGAATTCCTTGAATCGATGGACTTGTCAACGGAGCACAAGGTCCTCGACCTTAAAAACCGAATCGAGGCATCCATTATCATTTGGATACGAAAGATGCACAACAAGGACACAAAATCATCCTGGGGCTCAGCAGTCAGCATGGAGAAGAGGGAGCAGTTTGAAGAGAGAGCTGAGACCATCTTACACCTTCTCAAGCTGCGGTTCCCAGGCATTCCGCAGTCAGCTCTTGACACAAGCAAAATCCAATACAGCAAA GATGTTGGACAATCTATTTTGGAAAGCTACTCAAGGATTTTAGAGAGCTTGGCTTTCACCGTGATGTCACAGATCGAAGATGTACTTTATGCTGATTCTCTCACTCAAGATCCATCCCTCAAAGATTCAAGTAGAAGGCAATTATTGACAGACTCCGACCTAGGAGCAGTGAAGAAACTGAACCCCGAAGAAGAGATGGAGAAGTTGAAGGAGGCACCTAGTTCGATGACACTATCAGATTTCATGGGTTGGCATTTCGATCCAGAGTCTGAGACAGAAATGAAGAATTCAGGGAGCTTAGAAGAAGACACGTTCAGCTCACAAGacatgaagaagatgaagaagcctCCTGATGTTGTTACGACAAAGAAATTTTCATATATCGAAAAACTCGAGAACTTACGATGCTTGAGAAGCCCAACGGCTCGTCATTAA